Proteins from a genomic interval of Nostoc sp. TCL240-02:
- a CDS encoding alpha/beta hydrolase, whose amino-acid sequence MNYCDNQNLPDNQPYKIYEFKKTNQEKIPGYLVVSTAKLNVETEENNSNRYLSLVVNKKLFNINDGQAEPSTQDMIEKIAKILESSPEPEIIINIHGYSSTPSDTETGCKKIYEYINTSIQQPNKYIFIGYRWPSENPTKMDESGSFGQKLINALSSLPTLLAINLALGLTISIWSAIALLFLNILSNSAVHFFTTMLILSGIVSAIIFTLIILRLSTYFRDTYRATNYGVTDLVELIRQLDYTVKLPRNKRIKLSFISHSMGCFVVTNVIRILSDVFDVKSINKKPDSDIGNVFRLGRLVLVAPDIPVESIFPGRANFLRSSLRRCEEAYIFCNEGDLALRFTSTAANYFSFPARTRISGYRLGNITVKHFKDKNDLVGHAPRYGVVNLHKQDYGKGYRLDNPYKYLEIRSSSSEHRKIEEITKMSEDWVQPADLFTYFDCTDYKDDRMDQIGIVSSAIQKPAINVGNYILLTLAFIRKSINNRDPQGIDTHTGYFGGGFSQKAIYELAFLGFQGFLRSLSIEGDESEQISVFSQRCQEKQIQVILAPQIYQQKTQR is encoded by the coding sequence ATGAACTATTGTGATAATCAAAATCTGCCAGACAATCAACCGTATAAAATTTACGAATTTAAAAAAACTAATCAGGAAAAAATCCCTGGCTACTTAGTAGTTAGTACTGCAAAACTGAACGTTGAGACAGAAGAAAATAATTCTAATAGATATTTATCATTAGTTGTTAATAAAAAGCTTTTTAATATCAATGATGGACAAGCTGAACCTTCAACCCAAGACATGATTGAGAAAATTGCTAAAATTTTGGAATCAAGCCCCGAACCAGAAATTATTATAAATATTCATGGATATAGTTCTACACCATCGGATACAGAGACAGGCTGCAAAAAGATTTATGAATATATTAATACGTCTATTCAGCAACCAAATAAGTATATTTTTATTGGATATAGATGGCCATCGGAAAATCCCACAAAAATGGATGAGTCTGGTTCTTTTGGGCAAAAGCTAATCAACGCACTTTCTTCTCTACCAACTTTACTAGCTATCAATTTAGCTCTGGGACTAACAATTAGTATATGGTCTGCTATAGCTTTATTGTTCCTAAATATTTTGAGTAATAGCGCTGTCCACTTTTTCACAACGATGTTAATTTTATCTGGCATTGTATCTGCAATTATTTTTACATTAATCATTCTTAGGCTATCTACTTATTTTCGTGATACTTATAGAGCGACTAATTACGGAGTTACAGATTTAGTTGAATTGATTAGACAGCTTGATTATACGGTAAAGCTGCCTCGAAATAAACGGATTAAATTATCTTTTATTAGTCATAGTATGGGATGTTTTGTAGTTACAAATGTAATTCGGATTCTCTCTGATGTTTTTGATGTAAAGTCTATTAATAAAAAACCAGATTCGGATATTGGCAATGTATTTAGATTAGGCAGACTTGTGCTAGTTGCACCTGATATTCCTGTAGAAAGTATCTTCCCAGGACGTGCTAATTTTCTTCGTTCTTCTTTACGTCGCTGCGAAGAAGCTTATATATTTTGTAATGAGGGAGACTTAGCGTTACGATTTACCTCTACTGCCGCAAATTATTTTAGTTTTCCAGCGCGAACTCGTATTAGTGGATACAGGCTTGGTAATATAACAGTTAAGCATTTCAAGGATAAAAATGATTTAGTGGGTCACGCACCTAGATATGGAGTTGTTAATTTGCACAAGCAAGACTATGGCAAAGGTTATAGACTTGACAACCCTTATAAATATTTAGAAATTCGTTCTTCTAGTAGCGAGCATAGAAAAATTGAAGAGATAACTAAAATGTCAGAAGATTGGGTACAACCCGCAGATTTATTTACATATTTTGACTGTACAGATTATAAAGATGACCGAATGGATCAGATCGGAATTGTTAGTTCTGCCATCCAAAAGCCAGCGATAAATGTTGGGAATTATATTCTCCTAACCTTGGCATTTATTCGGAAGTCTATTAACAATAGAGATCCTCAAGGTATTGATACCCACACAGGCTATTTTGGAGGTGGTTTTAGTCAAAAAGCCATTTACGAATTAGCTTTTTTAGGATTTCAAGGATTTTTACGATCTTTGTCAATTGAAGGAGACGAGTCTGAGCAAATTAGCGTTTTTTCTCAAAGATGCCAAGAAAAGCAAATTCAAGTGATTCTTGCGCCGCAAATTTATCAACAAAAAACTCAACGTTAG
- a CDS encoding lipoxygenase family protein, with protein MTALSPDHSISSSSTHTLDIARQEYQYNYNHIPSIAMVDQLSIAEEFTTNWYFLLAQQLRVIFINTLIVNRGNQDSKSIRDDVERFILEAFLKGAVPARISILARILQIVPQLLLKGISKDFRELDELFHSILKENGLVILRDALNRIINLLYEGQPTGHVSSLKDYEDLFPVISLPAIAKTYQEDEVFAYMRVAGYNPVMIERVTTLSDRFPVTDEHYQAVMGTDDSLAAAGLEGRLYLADYKILDGAINGTFPHEQKYLYAPLALFTLPKGSDPTRLLRPIAIQCGQTPSPDYPIVTPDSGKYAWLFAKTVVQIADANYHEAVTHLARTHLLVGVFAIATARQLPLTHPLRILLRPHFDSTLAINDAAQRTLIAPGGGVDRLLSASIDNSRVLAVLGLQSYGFNSAILPKQFQQRGVDDPNLLPVYPYRDDALLVWDAIHQWVWDYLNLYYTTDEDIHQDTALQAWAAEILAYDGGRIPDFGEDGGIKTLNYLIDATTLIIFTASAQHAAVNFPQKDLMSYAAAIPMAGYLPASTLKREVTEQDYLNLLPPLDQAQRQYNLLSLLGSVYYNKLGEYEQRYFTDQKIKPLLQAFQSNLQQVEDTIKQRNFYRPPYEYLLPSKIPQSINI; from the coding sequence ATGACTGCTTTATCACCAGATCATTCAATCAGTTCATCAAGTACTCATACTTTAGATATAGCTAGGCAAGAGTATCAATATAACTACAACCATATTCCATCTATTGCAATGGTGGATCAGCTTTCTATTGCGGAAGAGTTCACCACTAACTGGTATTTTTTATTAGCCCAGCAGTTACGAGTTATTTTTATCAATACCTTGATTGTCAACAGAGGCAATCAAGATTCTAAATCGATTCGTGATGATGTCGAAAGATTTATTTTAGAAGCTTTTCTTAAGGGAGCAGTACCAGCCCGAATCAGCATTCTGGCAAGAATCCTGCAAATTGTCCCTCAGCTTTTGCTCAAAGGGATATCTAAGGATTTTAGAGAACTCGACGAGCTTTTTCATTCTATTCTGAAAGAAAACGGACTAGTAATCCTTAGAGATGCTCTAAATAGGATAATTAATCTTCTATATGAAGGACAGCCTACAGGACATGTAAGCAGTCTAAAGGACTATGAAGATTTGTTTCCGGTGATTAGTCTACCAGCCATCGCTAAAACTTACCAGGAAGATGAAGTCTTTGCGTACATGCGAGTGGCTGGCTATAATCCCGTAATGATTGAGCGGGTAACTACTCTAAGCGATCGCTTCCCAGTCACAGACGAACATTACCAAGCAGTGATGGGAACTGACGATTCATTAGCAGCAGCCGGGCTTGAAGGGAGACTCTACTTAGCTGACTATAAAATTTTAGATGGTGCGATCAACGGTACATTCCCACACGAGCAAAAATATCTCTATGCTCCCTTAGCACTATTTACCTTACCCAAAGGTTCAGACCCCACCCGTCTATTGCGTCCAATAGCAATTCAATGCGGTCAAACCCCAAGCCCAGATTATCCAATTGTTACCCCTGACTCCGGTAAATACGCTTGGCTTTTTGCCAAAACAGTTGTTCAAATAGCAGATGCAAACTACCACGAAGCTGTTACTCATCTGGCAAGAACTCATCTTTTAGTTGGTGTTTTTGCGATCGCAACTGCTCGACAATTGCCACTCACACATCCCCTCAGAATCCTTCTGCGCCCGCATTTTGACAGCACATTAGCAATTAACGATGCCGCCCAACGTACTCTCATTGCTCCAGGCGGTGGTGTCGATAGATTACTCTCAGCATCAATCGATAATTCTCGCGTTTTAGCAGTGCTAGGGTTGCAAAGCTATGGTTTCAATAGTGCCATCTTACCTAAGCAATTCCAACAGCGCGGTGTAGACGATCCCAATCTCTTGCCTGTTTATCCTTACCGGGATGACGCATTATTAGTGTGGGATGCCATTCATCAATGGGTTTGGGACTACCTGAATCTTTATTACACCACCGATGAAGACATTCATCAAGACACAGCCCTGCAAGCGTGGGCAGCCGAAATCTTAGCTTACGATGGTGGTCGTATCCCCGATTTTGGCGAAGATGGGGGCATCAAAACCCTAAATTACCTGATTGATGCCACTACACTGATTATTTTTACTGCCAGTGCCCAACATGCAGCCGTTAACTTTCCGCAAAAAGATTTGATGAGCTACGCCGCAGCTATACCAATGGCAGGTTATTTACCAGCCTCAACTCTTAAAAGAGAAGTTACTGAACAAGACTACCTTAATTTGCTCCCCCCTTTAGATCAGGCGCAACGGCAATACAACCTACTCAGCTTATTAGGGTCTGTATACTACAACAAGCTAGGCGAGTATGAGCAAAGATACTTCACAGACCAAAAAATAAAACCATTGTTGCAGGCATTCCAAAGTAATCTTCAGCAGGTAGAAGATACCATCAAGCAACGTAATTTCTACCGTCCACCCTATGAGTATCTACTTCCTTCTAAAATTCCTCAGAGCATCAATATCTGA
- a CDS encoding cytochrome P450: MTVNIMTLKDKVLKGHDRQLWLAPILAKVGYDTAIGKFLRLIFYYTDALIILKAWRDFLYIRKDNIGDKYFAVDQAIMHSSHSQVRELMQTQPQLRGNDLGIIRILAPNYLLDNPLSLGTNGNEHTGIRSVILQALPEPSQKIDFLGNIVEQSLLEAAKQGKLHIGNDLPKIMLSVLHQLVFQISLSEEEITASDSYIKGLALASLPNFINKYLLAILTAPKIRHRQYLTKRYKQSAKWASYFETGAQYQLNEHQIANTLFDMIHIAGTAGTSALLGSVIGVLCLDNALRNDVVSEVNAAWNGKKTLDPDALEQLTLLNQVILETARLYPPVRFVSQLTTEGGEVEIGEQKCPFQKGTRLLGSIFTANRDTNRYQNPDDFDLTRNFSDILSWNGEGHERACPGKSLSIGFIKIFCLHLFQNYQWDSITEVKWDFEKVTAVTPNNLVLQGFAQRM; the protein is encoded by the coding sequence ATGACAGTAAATATTATGACACTTAAAGATAAAGTTCTCAAAGGTCACGATCGCCAGCTTTGGCTTGCACCCATACTAGCCAAAGTAGGTTATGACACTGCGATCGGCAAGTTTCTGCGTTTGATTTTCTATTATACAGATGCTTTAATCATACTCAAAGCGTGGCGGGACTTTCTCTACATCCGTAAGGATAATATTGGAGATAAGTATTTTGCAGTAGACCAAGCAATTATGCATTCCTCTCACTCGCAGGTGAGGGAACTAATGCAAACCCAACCACAATTGCGGGGAAATGATTTAGGCATCATCAGAATATTAGCTCCTAACTACCTGCTTGATAATCCTCTGAGCTTGGGAACAAACGGTAACGAACACACAGGAATACGTAGTGTAATCTTACAAGCCTTACCAGAACCCTCTCAAAAGATAGACTTTTTAGGTAATATAGTTGAGCAAAGCTTGTTAGAAGCTGCTAAACAAGGCAAATTACACATCGGCAACGATTTGCCAAAGATCATGCTATCGGTTTTGCATCAACTGGTTTTTCAGATATCTTTATCTGAGGAAGAAATCACAGCATCCGATAGTTACATTAAAGGTTTGGCTCTCGCATCCTTGCCTAATTTTATTAACAAGTATCTGCTGGCAATATTAACAGCGCCAAAAATTCGGCATCGTCAATATTTAACTAAGCGATATAAACAATCAGCTAAATGGGCATCTTACTTTGAAACAGGCGCTCAGTATCAGTTGAATGAACACCAAATCGCTAATACCCTTTTCGATATGATTCATATCGCTGGTACTGCCGGCACGAGTGCGCTTTTAGGATCAGTTATTGGTGTTCTCTGTTTGGATAATGCCCTCAGAAATGATGTAGTCTCAGAAGTTAATGCAGCCTGGAATGGTAAGAAAACTTTAGACCCAGACGCTCTAGAACAGTTAACACTTCTCAATCAAGTGATTCTAGAAACGGCTCGTCTCTATCCACCTGTGCGGTTTGTTAGCCAACTCACCACTGAAGGGGGTGAAGTTGAGATTGGAGAACAAAAATGTCCATTCCAAAAAGGTACTCGTTTGCTTGGCTCTATTTTTACGGCTAATCGAGATACCAACAGATACCAAAATCCAGATGACTTTGACCTAACACGGAATTTTTCAGATATTTTATCTTGGAACGGTGAAGGGCATGAACGAGCCTGTCCTGGTAAATCCTTATCAATTGGCTTTATCAAGATTTTCTGTTTACATCTGTTCCAGAACTATCAATGGGACTCAATTACAGAAGTCAAATGGGATTTTGAAAAAGTGACTGCCGTTACTCCTAATAATTTAGTACTACAAGGTTTTGCTCAACGAATGTAA
- a CDS encoding ATP-binding sensor histidine kinase, whose translation MFKLIAHIPNYSITSLIYEAATTVIYRAYSKANGHSVVIKLLKAEYPSIKEIAQLKHEYEIIQNLNIAGVIKAHELISYDNGYNNGLALVLEDFGGESLKHQISTTGIEITKFLNIADQITGTLGELHTHHIIHKDIKPENILYNPNTEKIKLIDFSIASLLSKESPEITSLNLLEGTLAYMSPEQTGRINRTLDYRTDFYSLGVSFYEMLTGQLPFHNAQDSMELVHCHIAKIPVAPHEINPNVPLGISAIAMKLLSKTAEDRYQSAYGLKADLEQAAIQLQTKGSIDLFSLGQQDFSHQFQIAQKLYGREVEVATLMSAFDKVSLGESEVVLVGGYSGIGKSSLVNEVHKPIVRQRGYFIGGKFDQLKRDIPYASLIQAFRELMRQLLAESQARVEVWKNKLLQALGANGQVIIDVIPEVELIIGQQAPVPQLGVAESQNRFNRVFKQFIHAFTAAEHPLVLFLDDLQWADAASVKLVENLMTDPESRYLLLIGAYRDNEVSPTHPLMLMLEAIRASGATIEELLLKPLATPHITQLLSDTFNCESSQAEPLADLLFQKTQGNPFFLTQLLKVLHQDNLLTFDYRLGLWQWNLNRIQEQDITDNVVDLMVNKIQRLSAPTQQVLQLAACVGNRFNLEILAVVNEKSASATAIDLWSALRAGLILPLSDTYKIPQLLNQSELATYCDTAVQVDYKFLHDRVQQAAYSLIPTDQQKQVHLKVGKLLLHNTEKAQLEEHLFEIVNHLNAGSSLIVELAERYELAELNLKAGQRAKSSSAFVTALKLLEIGMNYLPENSWEDKYLLTLTLYLQVGEAEFLNGNYEKALLIFGQTFTKVKTTLDMCRVNEYLIMCYRMENDLNSAYKIGLNTLELLGFEFAAYPDDAYLLEKLNQTKKVIGDRTTFSLAELPQMQDEEKLIAQRILKEVWPIAYFLGSKALHITSMNITQLSVQYGNSRISVFGYMLYSFNLVFEYGEVDSGYEFGELSLRLHEILRTKELEANILNMWGGLIRHYKDHISQGKPYLLKGFNSGLETGSYQWSGYCSVNFLWQCLFGNESLEKTAEVAKDFIPSLRKIDKNMLNYHLLAMEAIANLTKPAGKIDELVGTWADERQVLEFALASSDMLSAFVVYIYKLALCNWYGEYTKAVEYAENAEKFVAGARGIFINPVFYFHQSIALAGACVEADTATQVIYLHKLNANLEKFQQWAMHCPTNYQHKFLLIQAEIARISKQDYQAMELYDLAIASAGENGYLQNEALANELAFRFYLDKDRINFAKVYFKEARYRYLKWEATGKVRQLDEQYSQLFRDPAREVNGRSTATKQIRDISEAKTQTLDLSTAIKASQALSSEMELNPLLEKMMTIAIENAGAQMGYLLVKRENQWVIEAEGSIDRDQVTVRSSSLFQVKHKLPVLLINYVERTKENLVLDDASHTERFVSDNYIVANQPKSILCLPFSHQGKLTGVLYLENNLTTGVFTADRLEVLNLLTSQVSISIENARLYTNLHIYSQELEISETQAREKAKQLEHTLDELKLTQSQMVQSEKMSSLGQLVAGVAHEINNPVSFIYGNLTYVNNYVKDLMSVVQLYQQQNQNLPPQVQNEIDAVDLDFLMEDLPKLLISMQVGTDRIRQIVLSLRNFSRLDEADVKAVNIHEGIDSTLMILQNRLKPQPDSPGIQVIQEYGNLPPVECYPGQLNQVFMNLLANAIDSLEEFNEHRTYADIALQPSIITIRTTVEGDLAVIRIADNGSGISENVRSQLFTPFFTTKAVGKGTGLGLSISYQIVTKKHRGQLECVSVLGQGAEFIVSIPLKARLVPQGGIKN comes from the coding sequence ATGTTTAAATTAATTGCTCACATCCCTAACTATAGTATTACAAGTTTAATTTATGAAGCTGCTACCACAGTAATTTATCGAGCATACTCCAAGGCTAACGGACACTCAGTTGTTATCAAACTGCTCAAAGCAGAGTATCCCAGTATCAAAGAGATTGCCCAACTCAAGCACGAATACGAAATCATCCAAAATTTGAATATTGCAGGTGTAATTAAAGCCCATGAATTAATCAGTTATGACAACGGCTACAATAATGGTCTAGCACTGGTTTTAGAAGACTTTGGTGGAGAAAGCTTAAAACATCAGATATCTACGACAGGGATTGAAATTACAAAATTTCTTAACATTGCCGATCAAATTACTGGAACATTGGGAGAGTTACATACCCACCACATTATCCATAAGGATATTAAGCCCGAAAATATTCTTTATAACCCCAATACCGAAAAAATAAAACTGATTGATTTCAGCATCGCTTCGCTGTTATCCAAAGAAAGTCCAGAAATTACTAGCCTCAACCTTCTAGAAGGAACACTGGCTTATATGTCACCAGAGCAAACCGGACGTATCAACCGAACCTTAGATTATCGGACAGATTTTTACTCATTAGGTGTCAGTTTCTACGAAATGCTGACTGGTCAGCTTCCCTTCCATAATGCTCAAGACTCAATGGAGTTGGTGCATTGTCACATTGCCAAAATTCCTGTAGCTCCGCACGAGATTAATCCTAATGTACCATTGGGAATCTCTGCGATCGCTATGAAACTTCTAAGCAAAACTGCTGAAGACCGTTACCAGAGTGCTTACGGGTTAAAGGCTGACTTAGAGCAAGCAGCGATACAACTGCAAACAAAAGGCAGCATTGACCTTTTTAGCTTGGGTCAGCAGGATTTTTCGCATCAATTCCAAATAGCTCAAAAACTTTATGGTCGGGAAGTAGAAGTAGCAACTCTAATGTCTGCCTTCGATAAAGTTAGTCTTGGTGAGAGTGAAGTTGTCTTGGTAGGAGGATATTCAGGCATCGGTAAATCCTCACTAGTTAACGAAGTTCACAAACCGATTGTACGGCAACGAGGTTACTTCATCGGTGGCAAATTTGACCAACTCAAGCGAGATATTCCTTATGCTTCTTTGATTCAAGCATTTCGAGAATTGATGCGGCAACTGTTAGCTGAAAGCCAAGCCAGAGTTGAGGTTTGGAAAAATAAATTACTACAAGCATTGGGAGCTAATGGTCAAGTTATTATTGATGTCATCCCGGAAGTAGAACTGATTATTGGACAGCAAGCGCCTGTACCCCAATTGGGGGTTGCTGAGTCTCAAAACCGTTTTAATCGGGTGTTTAAGCAATTTATCCATGCCTTTACTGCTGCTGAACATCCCTTAGTATTGTTTTTAGATGACCTCCAATGGGCGGATGCTGCCTCTGTGAAGCTGGTCGAAAATTTGATGACTGACCCAGAAAGTCGGTATCTATTACTGATTGGGGCTTACCGAGATAACGAAGTTAGTCCCACCCATCCACTGATGCTAATGCTAGAGGCAATTCGAGCATCTGGGGCAACCATTGAAGAGTTGCTTTTGAAGCCATTAGCAACACCTCATATTACTCAACTGCTTAGTGACACGTTCAACTGCGAATCATCTCAGGCAGAACCTCTAGCTGATTTGCTATTTCAAAAAACCCAAGGTAATCCCTTTTTCTTGACTCAGTTACTAAAAGTATTGCATCAAGATAATCTCTTGACATTTGATTATCGTTTAGGTTTATGGCAGTGGAATCTTAACAGAATTCAGGAACAAGATATTACCGATAATGTAGTCGATTTAATGGTGAATAAAATTCAGAGATTATCAGCACCAACGCAGCAAGTTTTACAATTAGCTGCTTGTGTTGGAAACCGCTTTAATTTAGAAATACTAGCTGTAGTCAACGAAAAATCTGCATCAGCAACAGCAATTGATTTATGGTCAGCTTTGCGGGCGGGATTAATTCTACCTTTAAGCGATACTTACAAAATTCCTCAGTTGTTGAATCAGTCAGAATTGGCAACATACTGTGATACGGCGGTACAAGTTGACTATAAGTTTTTGCACGATCGCGTTCAGCAAGCTGCCTATTCTTTAATTCCCACCGATCAGCAAAAACAAGTACACCTGAAGGTAGGTAAATTACTATTACATAATACTGAAAAAGCCCAATTAGAAGAACATCTTTTTGAGATCGTCAACCATCTCAATGCTGGCAGTTCATTGATTGTAGAACTAGCAGAAAGATATGAACTAGCAGAATTAAATCTGAAAGCAGGTCAACGGGCAAAATCATCTTCGGCGTTTGTAACTGCACTCAAATTGCTGGAAATTGGGATGAATTATCTACCTGAGAATAGCTGGGAAGATAAATATTTACTTACGTTAACTTTATATTTGCAAGTTGGAGAAGCAGAGTTTTTAAATGGTAACTATGAGAAAGCTTTGCTGATTTTCGGGCAGACTTTCACCAAGGTTAAAACTACTCTTGATATGTGTCGAGTCAATGAATATTTGATTATGTGTTATCGCATGGAGAATGATTTAAACTCTGCATATAAAATTGGGTTAAACACCTTAGAACTTTTAGGTTTTGAGTTTGCAGCCTATCCCGATGATGCATATCTATTAGAAAAACTTAATCAAACAAAAAAAGTTATTGGCGATCGCACAACTTTTAGTCTTGCAGAATTACCACAAATGCAAGACGAGGAAAAGCTAATAGCTCAACGCATCTTAAAAGAAGTTTGGCCCATTGCCTACTTTTTAGGATCTAAAGCGTTGCATATTACATCTATGAACATAACTCAACTTTCAGTTCAGTATGGAAACTCACGAATTTCTGTATTTGGTTATATGCTGTATTCTTTCAACTTAGTATTTGAATATGGTGAAGTAGATTCAGGTTATGAATTTGGTGAATTATCTCTGCGTTTGCATGAGATTTTAAGAACGAAGGAATTGGAAGCGAATATTTTGAATATGTGGGGAGGTTTAATTCGTCACTACAAAGACCATATTAGCCAGGGTAAACCTTATTTATTAAAAGGATTTAATAGTGGTTTAGAAACAGGTTCTTATCAGTGGTCTGGTTATTGTTCAGTTAATTTTTTATGGCAGTGCTTATTTGGAAATGAATCTTTAGAAAAAACCGCAGAAGTAGCCAAAGATTTTATTCCTAGCCTCCGCAAGATTGACAAAAATATGTTGAACTACCATCTGCTGGCTATGGAAGCGATCGCTAATTTGACTAAGCCAGCAGGCAAGATTGACGAACTTGTGGGCACTTGGGCAGATGAACGGCAAGTGCTAGAGTTTGCATTGGCATCTTCGGATATGTTGAGTGCATTTGTAGTTTACATCTATAAACTGGCGCTCTGTAACTGGTATGGAGAGTATACCAAAGCTGTTGAATATGCAGAGAATGCCGAAAAATTTGTTGCGGGAGCGCGAGGAATTTTTATTAATCCTGTTTTCTATTTTCACCAAAGTATTGCCTTAGCAGGGGCTTGTGTGGAGGCCGATACCGCAACTCAAGTTATTTATCTGCATAAATTAAATGCCAACTTAGAAAAATTCCAGCAATGGGCAATGCACTGCCCAACCAATTATCAACACAAGTTTTTGCTGATTCAAGCTGAAATTGCTCGGATTTCTAAACAAGATTATCAGGCAATGGAGCTGTATGATCTAGCGATCGCTTCTGCTGGCGAAAACGGTTATTTACAAAATGAAGCCTTAGCAAACGAACTTGCATTTCGATTTTACTTGGACAAGGATAGAATAAACTTTGCCAAAGTTTATTTTAAAGAAGCCCGCTATCGGTATCTCAAGTGGGAAGCTACAGGTAAAGTCCGACAACTGGATGAACAATACTCCCAACTTTTTAGAGATCCAGCCAGGGAGGTAAATGGGCGTAGTACGGCTACAAAACAGATTCGGGATATTTCTGAAGCTAAAACCCAAACTCTAGATTTAAGCACAGCAATTAAAGCGTCTCAAGCACTCTCAAGCGAGATGGAGCTAAATCCGCTGCTAGAGAAAATGATGACGATCGCGATCGAGAATGCTGGTGCCCAAATGGGTTATCTACTTGTAAAACGAGAGAACCAGTGGGTGATCGAAGCCGAAGGAAGTATTGATCGAGATCAAGTAACAGTGCGATCGTCGAGTCTATTTCAAGTAAAGCATAAGCTACCAGTTTTGCTGATTAACTACGTTGAAAGAACAAAAGAAAATTTGGTTTTAGACGATGCTAGCCACACAGAGCGTTTTGTGAGTGACAACTATATTGTTGCCAATCAACCCAAATCAATCTTGTGTTTGCCTTTCTCTCATCAGGGTAAGCTAACTGGAGTTCTTTACCTGGAAAATAATCTCACTACCGGAGTCTTTACCGCAGATCGATTAGAGGTACTGAACTTATTAACTTCGCAAGTTTCCATCTCTATAGAAAATGCTCGGCTCTACACAAATTTGCACATATACTCCCAGGAGTTAGAAATTTCGGAAACACAAGCGCGTGAGAAAGCAAAGCAGCTAGAACACACACTCGATGAATTGAAGCTTACCCAGTCTCAGATGGTGCAAAGCGAAAAAATGTCTAGCCTAGGGCAGTTGGTGGCAGGTGTTGCTCACGAAATTAATAACCCAGTCAGCTTTATCTACGGCAACCTGACTTACGTAAATAATTATGTCAAAGACTTGATGAGTGTAGTACAACTTTATCAGCAGCAAAACCAGAATTTACCACCTCAAGTTCAAAATGAAATAGATGCAGTTGACTTAGATTTTTTGATGGAAGACTTACCTAAGCTGTTGATTTCCATGCAAGTGGGAACCGATCGCATTCGTCAAATTGTATTATCTTTACGAAACTTTTCCCGCCTAGACGAAGCTGATGTTAAAGCCGTTAATATCCATGAGGGCATTGATAGTACTCTAATGATTTTGCAAAATCGGCTCAAACCCCAACCTGACTCTCCCGGAATTCAGGTAATACAGGAGTATGGCAACCTGCCACCTGTAGAGTGCTACCCTGGACAACTGAATCAGGTATTTATGAATCTGCTCGCAAATGCGATCGACTCTTTAGAGGAATTTAATGAACATCGGACTTATGCCGATATCGCACTTCAGCCAAGTATCATTACAATTCGTACTACTGTTGAAGGCGATTTAGCCGTCATTCGCATTGCTGACAACGGTT